The following proteins come from a genomic window of Blastococcus sp. HT6-30:
- a CDS encoding fumarylacetoacetate hydrolase family protein — translation MRIVRFASPRGMSFGVLDGDGQVAQIEGHPFGQISFTGTRYAQADIRLLSPILPSKVVCVGKNYADHVKEMNTGDAPTEPLLFLKPSTSVIGPGDAIRIPPGSTNVHHEAELAVVIGARGARNVTPEQALSSVFGYTIGNDVTERDMQRSDGQWTRAKGFDSFCPLGPWIETDLSGIGLDAADLEVTCDVDGERRQSGRTSQLLFGIPLLISYISRVMTLLPGDVVLTGTPSGVGPIRPGQTVACTIQGLGTLTNSVSAADSVSTAGGAR, via the coding sequence GTGCGCATCGTCCGTTTCGCCTCCCCCCGGGGCATGTCCTTCGGCGTCCTCGACGGCGACGGCCAGGTCGCCCAGATCGAGGGCCACCCCTTCGGCCAGATCTCCTTCACCGGCACGCGCTACGCGCAGGCCGACATCCGGCTGCTCTCGCCGATCTTGCCGAGCAAGGTGGTGTGCGTCGGGAAGAACTACGCCGACCACGTCAAGGAGATGAACACCGGCGACGCTCCCACGGAGCCGCTGCTGTTCCTCAAGCCCTCGACGTCGGTCATCGGCCCCGGCGACGCCATCCGGATCCCGCCGGGCAGCACCAACGTGCACCACGAGGCCGAGCTCGCCGTCGTCATCGGCGCCCGGGGCGCCCGCAACGTGACGCCGGAGCAGGCGCTGAGCAGCGTCTTCGGCTACACGATCGGCAACGACGTGACCGAGCGGGACATGCAGCGGAGCGACGGGCAGTGGACCCGCGCGAAGGGCTTCGACTCCTTCTGCCCGCTGGGGCCGTGGATCGAGACCGACCTGTCCGGCATCGGCCTCGACGCCGCCGACCTGGAGGTCACCTGCGACGTCGACGGCGAGCGCCGCCAGAGCGGCCGCACCAGCCAGCTGCTCTTCGGCATCCCGTTGCTGATCTCCTACATCTCCCGGGTGATGACCCTGCTCCCCGGCGACGTCGTGCTCACCGGCACCCCGTCGGGCGTCGGCCCGATCCGCCCCGGCCAGACGGTGGCCTGCACCATCCAGGGCCTCGGCACGCTGACGAACTCCGTCTCCGCGGCCGACTCCGTCTCGACGGCCGGCGGCGCCCGGTGA
- a CDS encoding putative quinol monooxygenase — protein sequence MILIVVKFPVRPERADEWTGLAADYARAVNGEEGSLFFEWSRSLEEPNTYVCVEGFRDAAAGAAHVATDAFTRFVEQAPDLVSAQPQIIYVDAPDVAGWGPMGEIQPR from the coding sequence GTGATCCTCATCGTCGTGAAGTTCCCCGTCCGTCCCGAGCGCGCCGACGAGTGGACCGGGCTGGCCGCCGACTACGCCCGCGCGGTCAACGGCGAGGAGGGCTCGCTGTTCTTCGAGTGGTCGCGGAGCCTGGAGGAGCCGAACACCTACGTCTGCGTCGAGGGCTTCCGGGACGCCGCCGCCGGCGCGGCGCACGTGGCCACCGACGCCTTCACCCGCTTCGTCGAGCAGGCGCCGGACCTCGTGTCGGCGCAGCCGCAGATCATCTACGTCGACGCCCCCGACGTCGCCGGCTGGGGCCCGATGGGGGAGATCCAGCCGCGCTGA